From one Syngnathoides biaculeatus isolate LvHL_M chromosome 12, ASM1980259v1, whole genome shotgun sequence genomic stretch:
- the LOC133509399 gene encoding DNA-directed RNA polymerase III subunit RPC7-like isoform X2, translated as MSGRGRGRRGAPSCMGVLNRSENLPPSVQLPSPLFPPMEHNPLPLACSEEAEYLLALKQEFRGAMKTRPGFIQPQIGQRSNADVERYSDKYHNSSEQTDALSNWIPDWKRFPKEIRLCVRRTLKKGASTVVVGSKRDQADDQKKTVKEKKEVLLKLESLANEEHRSSEDEDDEQEKKKEEEQQEVDEDYDEEELEEETDYIMSYFDNGEDFGAESDDNMDEAVY; from the exons ATGTCAGGTCGTGGACGTGGCCGGCGAGGTGCGCCGTCCTGTATGGGGGTCCTCAACAGAAGTGAAAATCTCCCGCCGTCTGTCCAACTGCCCAGCCCACTGTTTCCT CCAATGGAGCACAATCCCCTCCCCCTGGCATGCAGCGAGGAGGCAGAGTACCTTTTGGCGCTCAAGCAGGAGTTCCGTGGCGCCATGAAGACGAGACCGGGTTTCATCCAGCCGCAGATTGGTCAAAGGTCAAACGCAG ATGTGGAAAGATATTCCGACAAATATCACAACAGCAGTGAGCAGACGGATGCACTGTCCAACTGGATCCCAG ATTGGAAGCGATTCCCAAAAGAAATACGACTGTGTGTCAGAAGAACTCTAAAAAAAG GTGCGTCCACGGTGGTGGTGGGGTCAAAGAGAGATCAGGCCGATGATCAGAAAAAAACTGTGAAAGAGAAAAAGGAAGTGCTCCTCAAACTGGAG TCGTTAGCGAACGAGGAGCACCGAAGCTCCGAGGACGAAGATGACGAGcaggagaaaaagaaggaagaggagCAGCAGGAGGTGGACGAGGACTACGAcgaggaagagctggaggag GAGACCGATTACATCATGTCCTACTTCGACAATGGCGAAGACTTTGGCGCAGAAAGTGACGACAACATGGACGAAGCCGTTTACTGA
- the LOC133509399 gene encoding DNA-directed RNA polymerase III subunit RPC7-like isoform X1, producing the protein MSGRGRGRRGAPSCMGVLNRSENLPPSVQLPSPLFPPMEHNPLPLACSEEAEYLLALKQEFRGAMKTRPGFIQPQIGQRSNADVERYSDKYHNSSEQTDALSNWIPDWKRFPKEIRLCVRRTLKKGASTVVVGSKRDQADDQKKTVKEKKEVLLKLERTRSTEAPRTKMTSRRKRRKRSSRRWTRTTTRKSWRRRPITSCPTSTMAKTLAQKVTTTWTKPFTETCGTFPWQCTGDHHFFKIPIQAFM; encoded by the exons ATGTCAGGTCGTGGACGTGGCCGGCGAGGTGCGCCGTCCTGTATGGGGGTCCTCAACAGAAGTGAAAATCTCCCGCCGTCTGTCCAACTGCCCAGCCCACTGTTTCCT CCAATGGAGCACAATCCCCTCCCCCTGGCATGCAGCGAGGAGGCAGAGTACCTTTTGGCGCTCAAGCAGGAGTTCCGTGGCGCCATGAAGACGAGACCGGGTTTCATCCAGCCGCAGATTGGTCAAAGGTCAAACGCAG ATGTGGAAAGATATTCCGACAAATATCACAACAGCAGTGAGCAGACGGATGCACTGTCCAACTGGATCCCAG ATTGGAAGCGATTCCCAAAAGAAATACGACTGTGTGTCAGAAGAACTCTAAAAAAAG GTGCGTCCACGGTGGTGGTGGGGTCAAAGAGAGATCAGGCCGATGATCAGAAAAAAACTGTGAAAGAGAAAAAGGAAGTGCTCCTCAAACTGGAG CGAACGAGGAGCACCGAAGCTCCGAGGACGAAGATGACGAGcaggagaaaaagaaggaagaggagCAGCAGGAGGTGGACGAGGACTACGAcgaggaagagctggaggag GAGACCGATTACATCATGTCCTACTTCGACAATGGCGAAGACTTTGGCGCAGAAAGTGACGACAACATGGACGAAGCCGTTTACTGAAACCTGTGGGACATTTCCATGGCAGTGCACAGGCgaccaccatttttttaaaattcctatTCAAGCGTTCATGTAA